In one window of Oryza sativa Japonica Group chromosome 9, ASM3414082v1 DNA:
- the LOC4346940 gene encoding mitogen-activated protein kinase kinase kinase NPK1, with product MRRDDAGGGGFGDLFDSVRRSIAFRTSTAPETPGPLGGGGGIGVRISSCLRKSRGMGLLGLISKSPSPPRRLLPPAPEFSGGGGGGGRGGGGGEESPQIRWRKGELIGSGAFGQVYLGMNLDTGELLAVKQVLIGSNNATREKAQAHIRELEEEVKLLKNLSHPNIVRYLGTVREEDTLNILLEFVPGGSIQSLLGKLGSFPEAVIRKYTKQILQGLEYLHNNAIIHRDIKGANILVDNKGCIKLADFGASKQVAKLATITAAKTMKGTPHWMAPEVIVGSGHNFSADIWSVGCTVIEMATGKPPWSQQYQEVALLFHVGTTKSHPPIPEHLSPEAKDFLLKCLQKEPELRSTASDLLKHPFVTGESENLQPLNCAAQQETCVNELPAHDVSSGLGLNHSVNWPTISSNRSSKIKPLWEGSCDEDDMCEFADKDDCPAVGSSYNPMSEPFDNWESKFDASPEQTSHQSMEFGGLAKHAESSMTENDFTFPCEGSCEDDDVLTESKIKAFLDEKALDLKKLQTPLYEEFYNTVNAGNSQVADHTSNGIFSNSPKLPPRGKSPTSKMRGGAAAASTCDNSNNTRPESCSNQLSEDTVQSSRILREIASPQLDELGNKIHSDVQDSPSVSFAERQRKWKEELVQELERERVMRLASCGKTPSPNRAPNGKRERHPAH from the exons ATGCGACgggacgacgccggcgggggaGGGTTCGGCGACCTGTTCGACTCCGTGCGCCGGTCCATCGCCTTCCGCACCAGCACGGCCCCGGAGACGCCGGGGCCTctcgggggcgggggcgggatCGGGGTACGGATCAGCTCGTGCCTCCGGAAGTCGAGGGGGATGGGTCTGCTCGGGCTCATCTCCAAgagcccctcgccgccgcgccgcctgctgccgccggcgcccgagttcagcggtggcggtggcggcgggggaaggggagggggagggggagaggagagccCGCAGATCCGGTGGCGTAAGGGCGAGCTGATCGGGAGCGGCGCGTTCGGGCAGGTCTACCTCGGGATGAACCTGGACACCGGAGAACTCCTCGCAGTAAAGCAG GTTTTGATTGGGAGCAACAATGCGACGCGGGAGAAAGCCCAG GCGCACATAAGAGAGCTCGAGGAAGAAGTGAAGCTACTTAAGAACCTGTCACATCCCAACATTGTT CGGTACCTTGGGACAGTCCGGGAGGAAGATACTCTGAATATTTTGCTCGAGTTCGTGCCAGGAGGTTCCATTCAGTCTCTCCTTGGGAAACTAGGTTCATTTCCGGAGGCA GTCATTAGAAAGTACACAAAGCAAATTTTGCAAGGGTTGGAGTATTTGCATAACAATGCAATAATACATAGAGACATAAAG GGAGCGAACATTCTTGTTGATAACAAAGGATGCATTAAACTTGCTGATTTTGGGGCATCTAAGCAAGTGGCAAAGTTG GCTACTATCACAGCCGCTAAAACAATGAAAGGGACACCTCACTGGATGGCACCTGAAGTCATTGTTGGGAGTGGGCATAACTT CTCTGCAGACATCTGGAGTGTGGGATGCACAGTTATTGAAATGGCTACTGGTAAACCACCATGGAGCCAGCAGTACCAGGAG GTTGCCCTTCTATTTCATGTCGGAACCACAAAGTCACACCCGCCTATACCTGAACATCTCTCCCCCGAGGCCAAAGATTTTCTGCTAAAATGCCTGCAGAA AGAACCAGAGTTGAGATCGACAGCATCAGATTTATTGAAG CACCCATTTGTTACAGGAGAATCGGAGAACCTGCAGCCACTCAATTGTGCTGCACAGCAG GAAACTTGCGTAAATGAGCTTCCTGCACATGATGTGTCCAGTGGCTT GGGTTTAAATCATTCTGTCAACTGGCCCACTATCAGTTCCAACAGGTCTTCAAAAATCAAACCCTTGTGGGAGGGTAGCTGtgatgaggatgacatgtgTGAGTTTGCTGACAAGGATGACTGCCCAGCTGTTGGATCT AGCTACAATCCCATGTCTGAACCATTTGATAACTGGGAAAGCAAGTTTGATGCGAGCCCAGAGCAAACTTCTCATCAATCAATGGAATTTGGTGGATTAGCTAAACATGCTGAAAGCAGCATGACCGAAAATGATTTTACTTTTCCTTGCGAAGGAAGTTGTGAAGATGATGATGTACTTACAGAATCGAAAATAAAAGCATTTCTTGACGAGAAG GCTCTTGATCTGAAGAAGCTACAAACACCTTTATATGAGGAGTTCTACAACACGGTGAATGCTGGGAATTCTCAGGTAGCTGACCATACTTCCAACGGAATTTTCTCAAATAGTCCCAAATTGCCACCTCGGGGAAAGTCACCAACGAGTAAGATGAGAGGaggtgcagcagcagcatcaactTGTGATAACTCAAATAATACGAGGCCTGAAAGCTGCAGCAACCAATTATCAGAAGACACTGTACAGAGCAGCCGAATTTTGAGAGAAATAGCTTCTCCGCAACTTGATGAGTTAGGAAACAAAATCCATTCTGATGTCCAAGATAGCCCAAG TGTGAGCTTCGCTGAAAGGCAGAGAAAGTGGAAAGAAGAATTGGTCCAGGAGCTTGAGAGGGAAAGAG TGATGAGATTAGCTAGCTGTGGCAAAACGCCGTCCCCGAATAGAGCGCCTAATGGGAAGCGAGAGCGACATCCTGCCCATTGA